One stretch of Pseudoramibacter sp. DNA includes these proteins:
- the rimI gene encoding ribosomal protein S18-alanine N-acetyltransferase yields MPECESFFDLRKMQEKDIDAVMKIDRRAGLSPWSRSSFEQELSNPIAEYFVLVKKNKNLQMEAAVGFAGQWYVAGEAQLMKIAVDPEFQGKHLGHFLLEAIIKKAQARDCASMILEVRTDNEPALNLYRNFNFQTLDVREHYYPNGADAYIMELVFPQQIGDQN; encoded by the coding sequence ATGCCTGAATGTGAATCTTTCTTTGATTTGAGAAAAATGCAGGAAAAGGACATTGATGCTGTGATGAAAATAGACCGCAGAGCAGGTTTGTCTCCTTGGTCCAGGTCTTCTTTCGAGCAGGAATTGTCAAATCCGATAGCAGAATATTTTGTGCTGGTCAAAAAGAATAAAAACCTGCAGATGGAAGCCGCCGTCGGTTTTGCGGGCCAATGGTACGTAGCTGGAGAAGCGCAGTTAATGAAAATTGCGGTAGATCCTGAATTTCAGGGAAAACATTTGGGACATTTTCTCCTTGAAGCTATCATTAAGAAGGCCCAGGCTCGTGACTGCGCCAGCATGATCTTAGAGGTCCGCACAGATAATGAACCAGCTTTAAATTTATACCGTAATTTTAATTTTCAGACATTAGATGTACGGGAACATTATTATCCAAATGGCGCAGATGCCTATATCATGGAATTGGTGTTCCCACAACAGATTGGAGACCAAAATTAA
- the tsaD gene encoding tRNA (adenosine(37)-N6)-threonylcarbamoyltransferase complex transferase subunit TsaD → MKILSIESSCDETAVAIIEDGRHILANQVYTQIAIHRKYGGVVPEIASRNHVMKMPFVVQNALDEANLQFKDVDAIAVTKGPGLVGALLVGVSEAKALAYALNKPLIGVNHIEGHIAANYLAFPELEPPFLALVVSGGHTNLVMVKDYGTNVILGRTRDDAAGEAFDKVARVLGYPYPGGPAIDRAAQIGNKHAIEFPRAMLEQDSYDFSFSGLKSAVLNAINHDRMKGIDFKKEDIAASFQAAVLDVLTEKTIRCAEENHAKKIVLAGGVSANKGLRKQMSQAGKQHGWQLYFPPLSLCTDNAAMIGSRAYYDYQLGRTSDWHLNAVPGLELPGVVK, encoded by the coding sequence ATGAAGATTTTATCCATTGAATCCTCTTGTGATGAAACAGCCGTTGCGATTATTGAAGACGGCCGCCATATTTTAGCTAATCAAGTCTACACTCAGATTGCCATTCACCGCAAATACGGCGGAGTTGTTCCTGAAATCGCATCCCGCAATCATGTGATGAAAATGCCTTTTGTGGTACAGAACGCCCTGGATGAAGCCAATCTTCAGTTTAAAGATGTAGATGCGATTGCCGTAACGAAGGGACCTGGTTTGGTGGGCGCGCTGCTTGTGGGCGTATCAGAAGCAAAAGCATTGGCTTATGCTCTGAACAAACCGCTTATTGGCGTCAATCATATTGAAGGGCATATCGCCGCTAATTATCTTGCTTTTCCAGAACTCGAACCGCCGTTTTTGGCTTTAGTTGTTTCCGGCGGCCATACAAATCTGGTCATGGTAAAAGATTATGGCACCAATGTGATTTTGGGACGGACCCGGGACGATGCAGCCGGGGAAGCCTTTGACAAAGTGGCCCGGGTTCTGGGATATCCGTATCCTGGAGGACCGGCAATTGACCGTGCGGCACAGATCGGCAACAAACACGCCATAGAATTTCCGAGAGCGATGCTTGAACAAGACAGTTATGACTTTAGTTTTTCAGGATTAAAATCAGCTGTCCTCAACGCAATTAATCACGATAGAATGAAAGGGATTGATTTCAAAAAAGAAGATATTGCGGCATCTTTTCAGGCTGCTGTTCTCGACGTACTGACAGAGAAAACCATTCGGTGCGCAGAAGAAAATCATGCAAAAAAAATTGTGCTTGCCGGCGGTGTGTCCGCAAATAAGGGGCTGCGGAAACAAATGAGTCAGGCAGGGAAACAGCATGGATGGCAGCTTTATTTTCCGCCCCTGAGTTTGTGTACAGACAACGCCGCAATGATTGGTTCCCGCGCGTACTATGATTATCAACTGGGAAGAACCAGTGACTGGCATTTAAATGCGGTTCCCGGTCTGGAACTTCCAGGTGTGGTTAAATAG
- the groES gene encoding co-chaperone GroES: MKLKPLGDKIVIKVKEEEKKTTGGIVLPDSAKEKPQQGEVVAVGSGEMVDGKKVPLDVKVGDEVIYSKYSGSEIKMDDEKYLIVKQSDILAIVEA, translated from the coding sequence ATGAAATTAAAACCATTAGGTGACAAAATTGTTATAAAAGTAAAAGAAGAAGAAAAGAAAACAACAGGCGGCATCGTCCTTCCTGATTCCGCAAAAGAAAAACCACAGCAAGGCGAAGTTGTTGCAGTGGGTTCCGGCGAAATGGTCGATGGCAAAAAGGTTCCATTGGATGTTAAAGTCGGCGATGAAGTCATCTATTCAAAATATTCCGGTTCTGAAATTAAAATGGATGATGAAAAATATCTGATTGTCAAACAAAGCGATATTTTGGCAATTGTTGAAGCATAA
- the groL gene encoding chaperonin GroEL (60 kDa chaperone family; promotes refolding of misfolded polypeptides especially under stressful conditions; forms two stacked rings of heptamers to form a barrel-shaped 14mer; ends can be capped by GroES; misfolded proteins enter the barrel where they are refolded when GroES binds), whose amino-acid sequence MAKDVKYGADARELLLSGVDQLADAVKVTLGPKGRNVLLSKSYGAPNITNDGVTIAKEIELKDPFENMGAQLVKEVATKTNDVAGDGTTTATLLAQAITREGNRNVVAGANPMVLRKGMEKAVEAVVEGLKEISQPVKSDKSKEQVASISAADPQIGKLIAEAMSKVGDDGVITVEEGKGMGTELDFTEGMQFDRGYVSGYMATDTEKMVAELDNPYILITDQKISNIQEILPVLEKIAQQGAKLLIIAEDVEGEALTTLVLNKLRGTLNTVAVKAPGFGDRRKAMLQDIAILTGGQVISKEIGLELKDTTIEQLGRARQVKVDKENTIIVDGQGSKEDVEERVAQIKAQIPETDSDYDREKLQERLAKLSGGVAVIQVGAATEVEMKEIKYRIEDALNATRAAVEEGIVPGGGTALLNTTDKVDALIDTLDGDEKVGAQIIRRAIEEPARQIAENAGVEGSVVVNELSKKEKGIGYDALHGEYVNMVDKGIIDPTKVTRTAIQNAASITSMLLTTEVAVADHPEEKNDAPAMPAGGAPMM is encoded by the coding sequence ATGGCAAAAGATGTAAAATATGGCGCAGACGCTAGAGAATTGCTGTTAAGTGGCGTTGATCAGTTAGCAGATGCAGTTAAAGTTACTTTGGGGCCAAAGGGCAGAAACGTTCTTTTATCAAAATCTTATGGCGCTCCAAATATCACCAATGATGGTGTGACCATTGCAAAAGAAATCGAACTGAAGGACCCGTTTGAAAACATGGGTGCACAGCTGGTTAAGGAAGTCGCGACGAAAACAAATGATGTCGCTGGCGATGGGACAACCACTGCAACATTACTGGCTCAGGCCATTACCCGCGAAGGCAACCGCAACGTAGTCGCCGGCGCCAATCCAATGGTTTTGAGAAAAGGTATGGAAAAGGCTGTAGAAGCTGTTGTCGAAGGACTGAAAGAAATTTCACAGCCTGTTAAATCCGATAAATCCAAGGAACAGGTTGCCTCTATTTCAGCTGCCGATCCTCAAATCGGGAAGTTAATTGCAGAAGCGATGTCAAAAGTCGGCGATGACGGCGTCATCACGGTTGAAGAAGGCAAAGGCATGGGCACTGAACTCGACTTCACTGAAGGGATGCAGTTTGACCGCGGCTATGTATCAGGCTATATGGCAACGGATACCGAAAAAATGGTTGCCGAACTGGACAATCCGTATATTTTAATTACAGATCAGAAGATTTCAAATATTCAGGAAATTCTCCCGGTATTGGAAAAGATTGCACAGCAGGGTGCTAAATTATTAATCATTGCTGAAGATGTTGAAGGCGAAGCACTGACAACTCTCGTTTTAAATAAACTCCGTGGCACCTTGAATACAGTCGCAGTTAAAGCTCCAGGCTTTGGCGACAGAAGAAAGGCTATGCTGCAGGATATCGCCATCTTGACAGGCGGGCAGGTCATTTCCAAGGAAATCGGGCTTGAATTGAAAGACACGACAATTGAACAGTTAGGCCGTGCACGTCAGGTGAAAGTAGACAAAGAAAACACCATTATTGTCGACGGACAGGGCTCAAAAGAAGACGTTGAAGAACGTGTTGCACAGATTAAGGCTCAGATTCCAGAAACCGATTCAGATTACGACCGTGAAAAACTGCAGGAACGTTTGGCTAAATTGTCAGGCGGCGTTGCTGTGATCCAGGTTGGTGCTGCAACAGAAGTTGAAATGAAGGAAATCAAATACCGTATCGAAGATGCTCTGAACGCAACGCGTGCGGCTGTTGAAGAAGGTATTGTCCCAGGCGGCGGCACAGCACTTCTGAATACCACAGACAAGGTGGACGCATTGATTGACACGCTCGATGGAGATGAAAAGGTCGGTGCACAGATCATCAGAAGAGCGATTGAAGAACCGGCAAGGCAAATTGCTGAAAACGCAGGCGTGGAAGGCTCTGTTGTTGTGAACGAACTCTCCAAGAAGGAAAAAGGCATCGGTTATGATGCACTTCATGGCGAATATGTCAATATGGTTGACAAGGGCATTATTGACCCGACTAAGGTTACCCGTACAGCCATTCAGAATGCAGCGTCTATCACCTCAATGCTTTTGACAACTGAAGTAGCTGTCGCAGATCATCCTGAAGAAAAAAATGACGCACCTGCAATGCCTGCAGGCGGCGCACCAATGATGTAA
- a CDS encoding NUDIX hydrolase, giving the protein MKQKEIIHCMKQNWADRTPGYLSRLKDKSKAVLIPLVQTDQGLEVVYEIRAASIAQPGEVSFPGGGIEKGETAKEAAVRETSEELLISQENIEVIAPMDGENAPTGAPLWPFIGQLTNYQNTFSKDEVQKIFTVPLKWLLANEPEMYMTTLVTQPDPGFPYELIPHGEKYAFREKKHPIYFYQYKPSSNQDEIVIWGVTAQITWSWIQGLKKIMKAS; this is encoded by the coding sequence GTGAAACAAAAAGAAATTATTCATTGTATGAAACAAAACTGGGCTGACCGTACGCCAGGATATTTGTCCCGCCTCAAAGATAAAAGCAAAGCGGTTCTCATTCCATTGGTCCAAACCGATCAGGGCCTTGAAGTGGTTTATGAGATTCGCGCTGCATCTATTGCGCAGCCAGGGGAAGTGAGCTTCCCAGGAGGCGGAATTGAAAAGGGCGAGACAGCAAAAGAAGCCGCTGTTCGGGAGACCAGCGAGGAATTGCTGATTTCGCAGGAAAATATAGAGGTGATTGCCCCGATGGACGGTGAAAACGCACCGACAGGAGCGCCGCTCTGGCCTTTTATCGGGCAGCTTACAAATTATCAAAATACTTTTTCAAAAGATGAAGTTCAGAAAATTTTTACAGTGCCGTTAAAATGGCTCTTGGCGAACGAACCGGAGATGTATATGACGACGCTGGTGACACAGCCGGATCCAGGTTTCCCGTATGAGCTGATTCCCCATGGAGAGAAATATGCATTTCGGGAAAAGAAACATCCCATTTATTTTTATCAGTACAAGCCATCTTCAAATCAAGACGAGATCGTGATTTGGGGAGTGACGGCACAGATCACATGGTCCTGGATACAAGGGCTTAAAAAGATCATGAAAGCATCATAA
- a CDS encoding MBL fold metallo-hydrolase, translating into MKLTILGNNGGYPKGNGACSGYLLENEQVQVIFDLGAGTLSNLLSINDGTKLDAVFITHLHWDHISDLFVLQYLLEKRGQVLPLYLPKTPENIYEILSDIKNFDVHPISDGDEVTIKNMKFSFKKMRHPVETYAIKASDERNHSCLYTGDTGVCQALKDFAQDTHTLLCDCTYVDNPDENKHLSAEQAAEIAENAGVRHLILTHFDPQVNPRDYAIIAERILRQGRVTKSEIMLTFNI; encoded by the coding sequence ATGAAATTAACAATATTGGGAAATAACGGCGGTTATCCAAAGGGAAATGGCGCCTGTTCAGGCTATTTGCTTGAAAACGAACAAGTTCAGGTTATTTTTGATTTAGGGGCGGGTACATTGAGCAATCTGCTGTCGATTAATGATGGCACAAAATTAGATGCTGTTTTTATTACACATCTGCATTGGGATCATATTTCAGATTTATTTGTTCTTCAGTATTTACTGGAAAAACGCGGCCAGGTGCTGCCATTATACCTGCCAAAGACACCTGAAAATATTTATGAAATATTATCCGACATCAAAAATTTTGATGTGCATCCCATCAGCGATGGAGATGAAGTAACCATCAAAAACATGAAATTTTCTTTCAAAAAAATGCGTCATCCAGTTGAAACTTACGCCATCAAGGCCAGCGACGAACGCAACCATTCTTGCTTATATACCGGAGATACTGGCGTCTGCCAGGCATTAAAAGATTTTGCTCAGGATACGCATACACTGCTTTGTGACTGCACTTATGTCGATAATCCTGATGAAAATAAACATCTTTCGGCGGAACAGGCGGCAGAAATTGCAGAAAACGCAGGGGTGCGCCATTTAATTTTAACGCATTTTGATCCCCAGGTGAATCCAAGAGATTATGCGATTATTGCTGAACGAATCCTGCGCCAGGGGCGCGTAACGAAGTCTGAAATTATGCTGACTTTTAATATTTGA
- the rpsU gene encoding 30S ribosomal protein S21, whose product MSEVRVRENESLESALRRFKRKTAMAGVMSEIRKREHYEKPSVKRKKKSEAARKRKMKKHR is encoded by the coding sequence ATGTCAGAAGTACGTGTACGAGAAAACGAGTCTTTGGAAAGCGCTCTGAGACGTTTTAAAAGAAAGACCGCGATGGCAGGTGTCATGTCAGAAATCCGTAAAAGAGAACACTATGAAAAGCCAAGTGTCAAACGCAAAAAGAAATCTGAAGCTGCCAGAAAAAGAAAAATGAAGAAACATAGATAA
- a CDS encoding GatB/YqeY domain-containing protein yields the protein MALKKQLLADLKSAMKAKDKVRKSTITLIRAAILQEEKDKQIENLEDSDIEAIISKQYKQRKDSLKEFEKAGREDLVDQTKAEMAIIKDYLPKQLTNEEIESIVEGTIQETGAESMKDMGKVMKSVMPKVKGKADGKVVNQIVREKLS from the coding sequence TTGGCTTTAAAGAAACAATTACTGGCTGATTTAAAATCAGCAATGAAAGCGAAAGATAAAGTGCGCAAGTCGACGATCACGCTGATCCGGGCGGCGATTCTTCAAGAAGAAAAAGACAAACAGATTGAAAATCTTGAAGACAGCGACATTGAAGCGATCATTTCCAAACAGTACAAACAGAGAAAGGATTCTTTAAAAGAATTCGAAAAAGCCGGACGAGAAGATTTAGTTGATCAAACTAAAGCTGAAATGGCGATTATAAAGGATTATCTCCCTAAGCAGTTGACGAATGAAGAAATCGAATCAATTGTAGAAGGTACCATTCAGGAAACCGGTGCTGAAAGCATGAAAGATATGGGTAAAGTCATGAAGTCAGTGATGCCGAAGGTAAAAGGAAAAGCCGACGGCAAAGTGGTCAATCAAATTGTTCGGGAAAAATTAAGTTAA
- the serC gene encoding 3-phosphoserine/phosphohydroxythreonine transaminase, with amino-acid sequence MERVFNFAPGPSALPEEVLKTAQKELLCYGDTGMSVMEMSHRSKDFADILEQAKADFKELMNIPDNYDILFLQGGGSTQFSMIPMNLMVHNHKADYIKTGNWAKKAYEQAVKVGDAKVIASSEDKTYSYIPDYDISMLRPDADYLYICVNNTIYGTYFAPDRLPETPDNIPLVGDMSSNILSEPYDISKFGLIFAGAQKNMGPAGVTVVIIRKDLVGQADPSIPTMLDYKTHVDKDSCFNTPPCFAIYMCGLVYKWLKKQGGISAMAERNKAKASKLYDFLDNSKLFKPTVLNPKDRSLMNVPFVTGDKDLDAKFVAESKAAGLVNLKGHRTVGGMRASIYNAMTMEGVDALIDFMKKFELANR; translated from the coding sequence TTGGAAAGAGTTTTTAACTTCGCCCCTGGTCCATCTGCTTTGCCAGAAGAAGTCTTGAAAACAGCTCAAAAAGAGCTGCTCTGTTATGGAGACACCGGCATGTCTGTCATGGAAATGAGCCACAGATCAAAAGATTTTGCGGACATTCTGGAACAGGCAAAGGCTGATTTCAAAGAATTGATGAATATCCCGGATAATTACGATATTCTTTTTCTTCAGGGTGGCGGCTCGACACAGTTTTCAATGATCCCGATGAACTTAATGGTTCACAATCACAAGGCGGACTATATCAAAACAGGTAACTGGGCTAAGAAGGCTTACGAACAGGCAGTTAAAGTCGGGGATGCAAAAGTAATCGCGTCTTCAGAAGATAAGACTTACAGCTATATTCCTGATTATGATATTTCAATGCTGCGTCCCGATGCGGATTATCTTTATATTTGCGTCAACAATACGATTTACGGTACCTATTTTGCACCGGACCGTCTGCCGGAAACCCCGGATAATATTCCGCTTGTAGGGGACATGTCTTCAAATATTTTGTCTGAACCCTATGACATTTCAAAATTCGGATTGATTTTTGCCGGTGCACAGAAAAATATGGGCCCTGCTGGTGTCACTGTTGTGATTATTCGCAAAGATTTAGTGGGACAGGCAGATCCGAGCATCCCGACAATGCTCGATTATAAGACACATGTCGACAAAGATTCCTGCTTTAACACGCCGCCGTGTTTTGCAATTTATATGTGCGGTCTGGTCTATAAATGGCTTAAGAAACAAGGCGGAATTTCAGCGATGGCTGAACGCAATAAAGCAAAAGCTTCTAAATTATATGACTTTTTAGACAATTCTAAATTGTTCAAGCCGACAGTTTTAAATCCAAAAGACCGTTCACTGATGAATGTCCCCTTTGTGACCGGAGATAAAGATTTAGATGCAAAATTTGTTGCTGAATCAAAAGCAGCAGGACTGGTCAATTTGAAGGGCCACCGCACAGTCGGCGGTATGCGAGCCTCTATCTACAATGCTATGACGATGGAAGGGGTAGACGCGTTAATCGACTTTATGAAGAAATTTGAATTAGCTAACCGTTAA
- a CDS encoding phosphoglycerate dehydrogenase produces the protein MNYQIKTLNNISKKGLKQLTDQYVVDQEGSDSPDAILVRSAKMHDMAFNDNLSFIGRAGAGVNNIPLDRCAEQGIVVCNAPGANANAVKELVATAMLISSRKVVQGIEWTKTLDGETTDIGPAVEKNKKAFAGPELYKKKMGVIGLGAIGLLVANMAVDFGMKVYGFDPFITIKHAWGLSRKVKRASSLEALFQNCDYISIHVPYMEATKNYINADLLALAKPNLRLLNLARGGLVDEDALADALNNDRIAAYVTDFPSQKTLKMKNAINIPHLGASTPESEENCAMMVVNSLREYMENGNIINSVNYPDCTMGECETAHRITVAHQNIPNMIASITTVLAKDNVNIANMTNKNKGKYAYTMLDIDTEEIKADLLDDLKAIQGVTRVRLVK, from the coding sequence ATGAATTATCAAATCAAAACACTGAACAATATTTCGAAAAAAGGATTGAAACAACTCACAGACCAATATGTCGTGGATCAGGAAGGTTCAGATTCGCCTGATGCGATTTTGGTCAGAAGTGCAAAAATGCACGACATGGCATTTAATGACAATTTATCCTTTATCGGACGGGCTGGCGCAGGCGTTAACAACATTCCGCTGGATCGCTGTGCAGAACAGGGCATTGTGGTTTGCAATGCACCAGGCGCTAATGCCAACGCTGTTAAGGAATTGGTTGCAACAGCCATGCTCATTTCATCACGAAAAGTTGTTCAGGGGATTGAATGGACTAAAACATTAGACGGCGAAACGACTGATATCGGACCGGCGGTTGAAAAGAACAAAAAAGCCTTCGCAGGTCCAGAACTTTATAAGAAGAAAATGGGCGTTATTGGATTAGGCGCCATTGGTTTGTTAGTGGCCAATATGGCAGTCGACTTTGGTATGAAGGTATATGGATTCGATCCTTTTATAACAATTAAACATGCCTGGGGGTTAAGCAGAAAAGTTAAGAGGGCCTCCAGTCTTGAAGCTCTTTTCCAAAATTGTGATTACATCTCAATCCACGTGCCTTATATGGAAGCGACAAAAAACTATATTAATGCTGATTTACTGGCGCTGGCAAAGCCTAATTTAAGATTGCTGAATTTAGCGCGGGGCGGACTGGTCGATGAAGATGCACTGGCAGATGCTTTGAATAACGACCGCATTGCAGCTTATGTCACTGATTTCCCAAGTCAGAAGACATTGAAAATGAAAAATGCGATCAACATTCCGCATTTAGGTGCATCAACACCAGAATCAGAAGAAAACTGCGCCATGATGGTCGTCAATTCATTGCGGGAATATATGGAAAATGGAAACATTATCAATTCCGTTAATTATCCGGACTGCACCATGGGCGAATGCGAAACGGCTCATCGCATTACGGTCGCGCATCAAAACATTCCCAATATGATCGCCAGTATCACAACGGTTTTAGCGAAAGATAATGTCAATATTGCCAATATGACGAATAAAAACAAAGGGAAATACGCTTATACCATGCTGGATATCGATACCGAAGAAATAAAAGCGGATCTTCTTGATGATTTAAAAGCGATTCAAGGCGTAACCCGGGTACGCTTGGTCAAGTAA
- a CDS encoding DUF1015 domain-containing protein, with product MATVKAFRAIRPIPEKAADVAALPYDVYNREEAREAVAGKPYSFLRVDRPETTMDPKIDLYDPAVYRQAQKNLQRLISDHVLIQDAQKQFYLYALKMGEHEQTGLVTCTSVDEYLDGHIKKHELTRSEKEQDRIHHVDSCDANTGPIFLTYRHQKEIDQRVEKIRAEEPLYDFTADDGIRHRVWHVQNAEDISGFIQAFEKVPALYIADGHHRAASAVKVAQMRREAHPGYTGEEPFNYFLSVIFPDDQLDILDYNRVVKDLNGLTPEDFMAALQKKCEVEPTDHPYRPDRKGHFGMYFNNQWYQLKIHDEFAAKGDPVKGLDVSILQDQILSPILGIGDPRVDKRIDFVGGIRGLKELERRVHTDMQVAFSMYPTSVQELMSIADAGLLMPPKSTWFEPKLRSGLFIHKLSD from the coding sequence ATGGCAACAGTTAAAGCATTTAGGGCGATTCGCCCGATTCCGGAAAAAGCAGCTGATGTCGCGGCCCTTCCATATGATGTTTATAATCGGGAAGAAGCGCGGGAAGCCGTTGCTGGCAAACCCTATTCGTTTTTGAGAGTAGACCGTCCGGAAACGACAATGGATCCGAAAATTGACTTGTACGATCCAGCGGTTTACCGTCAGGCGCAGAAGAATTTACAGCGATTGATTTCCGATCATGTTCTTATACAGGATGCGCAAAAACAATTTTATTTGTACGCGCTAAAAATGGGGGAACATGAACAAACGGGGCTTGTCACCTGTACTTCTGTTGATGAATACTTAGACGGACATATTAAAAAGCATGAACTGACACGAAGCGAAAAAGAACAAGACCGTATTCATCACGTTGACAGCTGTGATGCCAATACCGGTCCGATCTTTTTGACTTATCGTCATCAGAAAGAAATTGATCAACGCGTCGAAAAGATCCGCGCCGAAGAACCGCTGTACGATTTTACAGCAGACGACGGGATTCGCCATCGGGTTTGGCACGTTCAAAATGCGGAGGATATATCCGGATTTATTCAGGCTTTTGAAAAGGTTCCGGCACTTTATATTGCAGATGGTCATCACCGCGCAGCATCTGCTGTAAAAGTGGCGCAGATGCGTAGAGAAGCGCATCCGGGTTATACCGGAGAAGAGCCTTTTAATTATTTCCTGTCGGTTATTTTCCCAGACGATCAGCTCGATATTTTAGATTACAACCGGGTTGTAAAAGATTTAAATGGATTGACGCCAGAGGATTTCATGGCGGCCCTTCAGAAAAAATGTGAAGTCGAACCGACAGATCATCCTTACCGTCCAGACCGCAAAGGGCATTTCGGCATGTATTTTAATAATCAGTGGTATCAGTTAAAAATACACGATGAATTTGCAGCCAAAGGGGATCCGGTCAAAGGACTTGACGTTTCGATTCTTCAGGATCAGATCTTAAGCCCAATTCTCGGCATAGGCGATCCCAGAGTGGATAAACGCATTGATTTTGTCGGCGGAATTCGAGGCCTGAAGGAATTAGAACGCCGGGTTCACACGGACATGCAGGTGGCTTTTTCGATGTATCCGACATCAGTGCAGGAATTGATGTCCATTGCAGATGCCGGATTATTGATGCCGCCGAAGTCAACATGGTTTGAACCGAAGTTGAGAAGCGGACTTTTTATTCACAAATTGTCTGATTGA